The Eriocheir sinensis breed Jianghai 21 unplaced genomic scaffold, ASM2467909v1 Scaffold372, whole genome shotgun sequence genome includes a window with the following:
- the LOC126991953 gene encoding neogenin-like, translating into MEFVISLRAFNNVGDGQPVYQQVRTQPEEEEVVAPTLDPAVWVKAVVLTPFTVVLQWADTMLSQNQYNSCTTFSSSSSSRYVNATDVTCLIDSLKPSTVCEFAVKTIRVRPQCWKPSFFFQ; encoded by the exons atggagtttgtgataagcctgcgagccttcaacaacgtgggtgacgggcagccggtgtaccagcaagtccgcacccagcctgaggaggaggaggtggtggcacccacgctggacccggcggtgtgggtgaaggccgtggtgctgacacccttcaccgtggtgctgcagtgggcggacaccatgctgagccagaaccag tacaacagctgcaccaccttctcgtcctcatcctccagccgctacgtcaacgccacggatgtgacctgcctcattgacagcctcaagccatcaacagtgtgtgagtttgctgtgaagaccatcagggtgagaccacagtgctggaagccttcgttcttctttcagtaa